The genomic stretch GCCCATAGGAATTCCTAACATTTTAGCTTCGCTACTTCTAGAAATCACGCAGCCATCATTGTTAGATAGTATAACTAATGGTTTATTTATTAGCTCAGGATCAAAAGCTCTTTCGCAAGAAGCGAAAAAACTATTACAGTCAATTATTGCATACATATATTAAGGGGAATTATATGTAAAAATACTTGTTATTAAAAATTTTGAAGATGACTAAAAGGAGTTATTCCTGTCTTTGCAGTATAATACCAATTAAAATTTAAAATGACAGTTAAACATTATTTGGCATAAAAAAAGCAGCCCGAAAGCTGCTTTTAATAATAGGTATGTTTTGAATGTATTATTTTGGATCTAAAATTAAATTGATTCGCTCTAATGCATCTTGTAAATGTATTTTACTCATCTGATTACTTGTACGTCCAATTGCAGATCTAACACTTCTTTTTAGCGTGTTTAATTCTGCTCTTACAACCGCACGTAAGTCGGATTGACTCGTATTCAGTGGTGTAACTCTTGATCTGAATCTAGCTGGTACATTTGGACTTTCAGCTGTCATTAAGTATGATAATCTGTCAATATGTGCTCTTTGTAAATTACGACGATACGCATCGATTGTTTTTCCAGCACGTAATTCTGACCAAATTCCGTTACGTAAATCTTTCATCATATTAAGAATCGTATAAGCATCATTTCCATTTAAGGTTTCATTTTCCATCACACGTGAAAGTCTACCTAAACTTAAAACTCTGTTTAGCGTACGTACTTGCGTTGCTCTAATTCTGTCGGTAATACCAAAAGATTTTGTTTTATTGAAGATGTTTTCATCCAATAACCACTCTGGTGTTTCAAATAATTGCTCATTGATAAACTTCAATGCTCTTTTTTGATCTGCTTTGTCAACATGAGTGTATACAGCTCCTTCTTGATCATATGTTTTGTTATGTTGATAAACACCTCCAATATTTGAAGAAACGTGTCCCATATAACGATTGTACTGACTTAAAACTTGTCCGTACATGGTATCTAAGTCATCATAATTTTTACCATCTTCTGCTGTCCATTTGATTAGGTTAGGAACAATTCGCTGAAGATTTTTGATTCCATAATCACTTGCTTTCATCGCATCACTTCCTAAATCTTCTGTTTGAGAACTTGGATCTACAACATCTCTTTGCTGAGCTCCAAATCTATACATTGGGTCTCCAGCTTTATCAAGAATCCAAGTATCTAATGTTTTCTTTTCATCTTTTGCAGTTGTTGCATTTAGAATTGGGCGATATCCCCAACTTATAGCATATTTATCGTATGGACCAATATTTGGCATCAAAGCAACACCTTCATCTCCTGGTTGAGCTACGTAATTAAAACGAGCATAATCCATAATAGATGGTGCAGTTCCGTATTTTTTAGTGAATTCAGCACTTCTTAAATTTTCAACAGTATATGCAACGCTACTTCCCATATTGTGAGGTAATCCTAATGTATGTCCTACTTCGTGCGCAGATACGAAACGAATTAAACGTCCCATTACTTCATCTTTAAACTCTAATGTTTGTGCATCAGGATTAATGGCTGCTGTTTGGATAAAGAACCAATTTCTCAATAAACTCATTACATTGTGATACCAATTGATGTCACTTTCTAAGATTTCTCCACTTCTTGGGTCACTTACGTGAGGACCATTTGCATTTGGAATTGGAGAAGCTAAGTAACGTACTACTGAATAGCGAACATCTTCTGGGCTCCAATCTGGATCTTCTTCTGCAGTTGGAGGATCTTTAGCAATAATTGCATTTTTGAAACCTGCCGCTTCGAAAGCCACTTGCCAATCTTCGATTCCTTGTTTAATATAAGGTTTCCACTCTTCTGGAGTTGCTCTATCTATATAATAAACAATTTGTTTTTTAGGTTCAACTAGTTCTCCTCTTTTGAACTTTGCAAGATCTTCATCTTTTACTTCTAATCTCCAACGATCTAAAAAAGTAACGGTTTCACTCTTTTGTGCTTTCAATCCATAATCAACCTGACCACTTGTAAACCAACCGACACGTTCATCAAAATGACGTCTCTTCATTGGTTCTTTTGGTAGTAAAATCATAGAATTGCTCATTTCAACAGAAATAGAACCTACACTATTATTTGACGGTGGAGCTCCAGCATTGTATGTCTTAATATGTCTCGTTTCAATGTTTAATGGATAACTCTTCAGTTTATCAATATATGATCTAGAATCGTCTAATCGTGTAATTTTATATTGCCTTCTTCTAAATGCAGGAATTCCAAGTGCTTTTACATCTTTAGAAAACAAAGGTGTTACTTCAATAACTGTATTTAAAGAATCTTTGCTAAATGCTTTAATTGGGAATGCATAAAGGATTGGCTCAAAATTAGAATTTACAACTGCTTCATGAACTGGCAAAGAATCAGCAGCCACAACACTATGTGAAACTACTCGTAGTAAAACTTGTTTCTTGTTTTTTTCCCAACGAAGCACTTGCGTATTTTGTTTTCCTCCACCAAAACCAAGACCTGATGCAGTTTTAGCAATTCTAGTAACCATTAGCATTTCTCTATTAAAAAGAGAATCTGGAATTTCGTAGAAATATTTATCATCCAACTCATGAACAGTAAATAGACCTTCATCGCTTTTAGCATCTTTAGTAATTACTTTACTATAAGGTTGAATGGCTCCTTTTTTTGGTTTTTTCTTTGGTTTTGCTGAGGCCACTGCTCCTTTTTTACTGGCAGAAGCTTTCTTTGCTGTTGAACAAGAAGTTACAGAAATCAACAGTATCCCCAAGAGAAATAATGGTATTTTTCTTAACATAGTATGATTAATTAGTTTAAGCTGTTAAATTAATGATAACCTCAGACTAATGCTCTATACTGTGCCCATTTTAAGATTTCTTTAACAAGATTTTGATTTTGCATTAAGCTTAAGAATCATCCTCAAAAGCTAAAAAAGAGGGCATAAAAAAAACCCTTATCTTTTTATGGATAAGGGTTTTAAAAAAAGGCGGCGACATACTCTCCCACATTTCTGCAGTACCATCTGCGCTAATGGGCTTAACTTCTCTGTTCGGAATGGTAAGAGGTGAGCCCCATTGCTATAACCACCTTAAGCTTTAGTTCCCAACTTGATTGGGAATCTGTTGCCATTTGTAATGAAGTAGTCTTTAAAATACCAACTACACCACAATTAGCAACCAATATCTTAACATATTGAGATAAAAAAGAGTTAAATAAATAACAAGAGCCAGTACATAAGCCTACGGGTAATTAGTACTACTCGGCTATGACATTACTGCCTTTACACCTATAGCCTATCAACGTGGTAATCTCCCACGACCCTTTAAAGAAATCTCATCTTGTGGTGGGTTTCGCGCTTATATGCTTTCAGCGCTTATCCCTTCCCAACGTAGCTACCCAGCAATGCTCCTGGCGGAACAACTGGTACACCAGAGGTTAGTCCAACTCGGTCCTCTCGTACTAGAGTCAGATCCACGCAAATTTCTAACGCCCACAGCAGATAGAGACCGAACTGTCTCACGACGTTCTGAACCCAGCTCGCGTGCCACTTTAATGGGCGAACAGCCCAACCCTTGGGACCTTCTCCAGCCCCAGGATGTGACGAGCCGACATCGAGGTGCCAAACCCCCCCGTCGATGTGAGCTCTTGGGGGAGATCAGCCTGTTATCCCCGGAGTACCTTTTATCCTTTGAGCGATGGCCCTTCCATGCGGAACCACCGGATCACTATGCTCTTGTTTCCAACCTGATCGACCTGTATGTCTCTCAGTCAAGCACCCTTATGCCATTGCACTCTACGCACGGTTACCAAGCGTGCTGAGGGTACCTTTAGAAGCCTCCGTTACTCTTTTGGAGGCGACCACCCCAGTCAAACTACCCACCACGCACTGTTCCTCTCGCGAGGTTAGGCTTCAGATAAGCAAAGGGTGGTATTTCAACAACGACTCCACACAACCTAGCGATTGCATTTCATAGTCTCCCACCTATCCTACACATTACTTATCCAAAGTCAATACGAAGCTATAGTAAAGGTTCACGGGGTCTTTTCGTCCCGCTGCGGGTAATCGGCATCTTCACCGATACTACAATTTCACCGAGCTCATGGCTGAGACAGTGTCCAGATCGTTGCACCATTCGTGCAGGTCGGAACTTACCCGACAAGGAATTTCGCTACCTTAGGACCGTTATAGTTACGGCCGCCGTTTACTGGGGCTTCAATTCAGATCTTCGCGCAAGCGCTAAACCCTCCTCTTAACCTTCCAGCACCGGGCAGGTGTCAGGCCTTATACATCATCTTTCGATTTAGCAAAGCCCTATGTTTTTGATAAACAGTCGCCTGGACCTTTTCACTGCGGCCCATCCGAAGATGGGCGACCTTTCTCCCGAAGTTACAGGTCGATTTTGCCTAGTTCCTTAGCCATGAATCTCTCGAGCACCTTAGAATTCTCATCCCAACTACCTGTGTCGGTTTGCGGTACGGGCTGCTTCACTCGGTTTTCTTGGAAGTCGATTTGCTAGATTATCAGCGCGGCCGTAGCCTTACTGTACTATCGAGGTGTTACCACTCTCTTCAACGCACTATTCCGTCAGTGCGCACTAACTTTTCGCCTCCGTCACTTTTAGTGTGAGCAGGTACAGGAATATTAACCTGTTGTCCATCCACTACCCCTTTCGGGTTCGCGTTAGGTCCCGACTAACCCTCAGCTGATTAGCATAGCTGAGGAAACCTTAGTCTTTCGGTGTGCGGGTTTCTCGCCCGCATTATCGTTACTTATGCCTACATTTTCTTTTCTATCCGCTCCAGCAGTCCTTACAGACCACATTCTGCGCAAATAGAATGCTCCCCTACCACTCCATTGGAGTCCATAGCTTCGGTAATATACTTATGCCCGATTATTATCCATGCTCGACCGCTCGACTAGTGAGCTGTTACGCACTCTTTAAATGAGTGGCTGCTTCCAAGCCAACATCCTAGCTGTCTAGGCAGTCAAACCTCGTTTATTCAACTTAGTATATATTTGGGGACCTTAGCTGATGGTCCGGGTTCTTTCCCTCTCGGACATGGACCTTAGCACCCATGCCCTCACTGCATTACATCATTTTATAGCATTCGGAGTTTGTCAGGAATTGGTAGGCGGTGAAGCCCCCGCATCCAATCAGTAGCTCTACCTCTATAAAACTAATAATACGCTGCACCTAAATGCATTTCGGGGAGTACGAGCTATTTCCGAGTTTGATTGGCCTTTCACCCCTACCCACAGGTCATCCGAACACTTTTCAACGTATATCGGTTCGGGCCTCCACTGTGTGTTACCACAGCTTCACCCTGCCCATGGGTAGATCACACGGTTTCGCGTCTACCACTACTAACTATAGCGCCCTATTCAGACTCGCTTTCGCTACGGCTCCACACCTTAAGTGTTTAACCTTGCTAGCAACGGTAACTCGTAGGCTCATTATGCAAAAGGCACGCCGTCACACATAAATGCGCTCCGACCGCTTGTAAGCGTATGGTTTCAGGGTCTATTTCACTCCCTTATTCAGGGTTCTTTTCACCTTTCCCTCACGGTACTAGTTCACTATCGGTCTCTCAGGAGTATTTAGCCTTAGCGGATGGTCCCGCCAAATTCACACAGGGTTACACGTGCCCCGCGCTACTCAGGATACCACTATCAATAACTTACCTTACCTATACGGGACTATCACCCTCTTTGGTCTGTCTTTCCAAACAGTTCTAATTTAGTAAGCATCAAATATCGTGGTCCTACAACCCCAATATTGCCGTAACAACATTGGTTTGGGCTATTCCGCGTTCGCTCGCCACTACTAGCGGAATCACTTTTGTTTTCTTCTCCTCCGGGTACTTAGATGTTTCAGTTCTCCGGGTTCGCCTCCTTGCGGATACTATATCTTCAATATAGTGGGTTGCCCCATTGGGAGATCTACGGATCAATCAGTATGTGCCTGTCCCCGTAGCTTTTCGCAGCTTATCACGTCCTTCATCGCCTCTGAGAGCCTAGGCATTCCCCATACGCCCTTAATTAGCTTATTGTACTTTTGTCTCTTTATTATTTTTATTCACTCGAAGATTAAAATATTAATCTCGTTTCTCTTTTATCTCAATATGTCAATGAACTTTCTATACCCAACTTGATTGGGTATCTCATCTTAGTTATTGCTAACATTGATGAGATTCCCGATTGCTCGGAAACTTGGTGGAGAATATCGGAGTCGAACCGATGACCTCCTGCGTGCAAGGCAGGCGCTCTAGCCAGCTGAGCTAATCCCCCATTTCTGTAAGTTAACAGTCCACAGTCTGCAATATGCAGTCGCTTGTTGCCGACTTTTGGGTGGATAGTCTTCTTCTAGAATTTCCTCTAATACTTTAAGTAGTTGTAGTCTCAGGCAGACTCGAACTGCCGACCTCTACATTATCAGTGTAGCGCTCTAACCAGCTGAGCTATGAGACTCTACTTGTATTATGTTCAATTTCTTAATTAACAGCTAAGTAAAAACAACTCTTTTAAATTCTAATTTATCTTCGTCGCTCTAGAAAGGAGGTGTTCCAGCCGCACCTTCCGGTACGGCTACCTTGTTACGACTTAGCCCCAGTTACCAGTTTTACCCTAGGCAGCTCCTTACGGTCACCGACTTCAGGTACCCCCAGCTTCCATGGCTTGACGGGCGGTGTGTACAAGGCCCGGGAACGTATTCACCGGATCATGGCTGATATCCGATTACTAGCGATTCCAGCTTCACGGAGTCGAGTTGCAGACTCCGATCCGAACTGAGATAGGTTTTGTAGATTCGCTCCCTCTTGCGAGGTGGCTGCTCTCTGTACCTACCATTGTAGCACGTGTGTAGCCCAGGACGTAAGGGCCGTGATGATTTGACGTCATCCCCACCTTCCTCACGGTTTGCACCGGCAGTCTTGTTAGAGTCCCCACCACTACGTGCTGGTAACTAACAACAGGGGTTGCGCTCGTTATAGGACTTAACCTGACACCTCACGGCACGAGCTGACGACAACCATGCAGCACCTTGTAAAGTGTCCGAAGAAAAAGGTATCTCTACCCCTGTCACTCTACATTTAAGCCCTGGTAAGGTTCCTCGCGTATCATCGAATTAAACCACATGCTCCACCGCTTGTGCGGGCCCCCGTCAATTCCTTTGAGTTTCAATCTTGCGATCGTACTCCCCAGGTGGGTCACTTATCACTTTCGCTTAGCCACTCAGACCGAAGTCCAAACAGCTAGTGACCATCGTTTACGGCGTGGACTACCAGGGTATCTAATCCTGTTCGCTCCCCACGCTTTCGTCCCTCAGCGTCAGTATATAATTAGTGATCTGCCTTCGCAATCGGTATTCTATGTAATATCTATGCATTTCACCGCTACACTACATATTCTAACCACTTCATTATAACTCAAGTTATTCAGTATCAAAGGCAATTTTACAGTTGAGCTGCAAACTTTCACCTCTGACTTAAACAACCGCCTGCGGACCCTTTAAACCCAATGATTCCGGATAACGCTTGGATCCTCCGTATTACCGCGGCTGCTGGCACGGAGTTAGCCGATCCTTATTCGTAGAGTACCGTCAAACAAATACACGTATCTGCGTTTCTTCCTCTATAAAAGTAGTTTACAACCCATAGGGCAGTCTTCCTACACGCGGCATGGCTGGATCAGAGTCGCCTCCATTGTCCAATATTCCTCACTGCTGCCTCCCGTAGGAGTCTGGTCCGTGTCTCAGTACCAGTGTGGGGGATCCCCCTCTCAGGGCCCCTATCTATCGCGGTCTTGGTAAGCCGTTACCTTACCAACTAACTAATAGAACGCATGACCATCTAATACCGATAAATCTTTAACTATAAATCTATGCAGATTCACAGTACTATGGGGTATTAATCCAAATTTCTCTGGGCTATCTCCCTGTATTAGGTAGGTTTCATACGCGTTACGCACCCGTGCGCCGGTCGTCAGCAAGTAGCAAGCTACCTCTGTTACCCCTCGACTTGCATGTGTTAAGCCTGCCGCTAGCGTTCATCCTGAGCCAGGATCAAACTCTTCATCGTTGTTTTTTAATATATCTTCAACTTAGAAAAATTGTCATTCTCAAAAGATGTTCTTACTTATGTTTATTTATTATTTTGTCTCCAAAATAATTGCTGCTAATCAATATGTCAATGAACTCTTAATTCTCTATTTATATACTCCGAAAAGTTTCCCTCTCAAAGCGGGTGCAAATATAAAACCCTTTTTTGTTTCTAACAAAACTTTTTTAAGATTTTTTTTCGAAGCTGTATTTTCAAACTTCTTGCCTCTTTTTAATCAGTCTTTTATTATTAGAACAGTACTAAATCCGTTGCCGTTTTTAGCGGATGCAAACATACAACCTTTTTATATATTCCAAAAAAATATTTTAAACTATTTTTTATAAAATCTTTACTCATTATCTTATCAGAACTTCAACTAAAACTATCCGTTTTAGCGGGTGCAAATATAAAAACCATTTCCAAACTTCCTAACCTTTTTATGCCTTTTTTTTTACTTTGTTTTGGTGATGTTTGTAACAAGCTATTGTGTCGCACTTTACATCTGAAAAGTTTTTTGTTTTTTGTTGATTCGTTGTTTGTTGATTTGTTAATTTGGTTGTCTGTTGATTTGTTACTTCGCTGCTTGCCTGTTCTAAACTCGGGTTAACGATGGAGCCGTTGTTGGAACTCTTGGGAGATCGTTGCTTTTTCTAAAGGGTTTTGCATTCCTATATATATAGTGTTACCTTAATTTGGTTTTGAAACTCCAAACTTATCTCCCAAAGCGACTGGCGAGAGCTGTCCCCTTGTATGAAAAGTCAAAACGACTGATAAATGACATCAAAACCAGTATTCATGCGTGTTTTCTCTATTTTGAAAACCAATTTTTTATGTCTACATTTAATGAAATTTTACAAAACGAATACGTTATCGAATACAATTTGAAAGCAAAGAAAGATTATTCACAGCCAAAGGTTTATGATGCAAACGGCGATTTAAGCAAACGTTGGTACGTGTATTACTCCTACCGAGAGCCTAAAACTGATAAATTAAAAAGACAGCCACCTATATATAAAGGAGCAAATCGGTTTGATACAAAAGCAGAGCGCCTTGAAATTTTAATGGCATATAAACTTGCATTGAAGAAGCTGTTATCACAAGGATATAGTCCTTATGAGAATTATAAGGTCACTGAAGCTAAGATAGAAAAAATTGAAAAGGAAGCGATAAAAGACAAAAGTTTACTGCCAAAGACAAATGAATATAACGTTAGAGAAGCCTTGATTTTTGCCCTTGAACAGAAACTCCCCTATTTGTCAAGACGCGGTAAAATAAATATTAAAGGAAATTTAAAACGCTTTTTAACTTGGTTGAAAGATCAAAAATTAGATATCATTACTATAAAGGAACTAAAACGCCGAGAAGTTTCGATTTTTTTAAATACTATTAAGAAGTATGACAAGCATCGTAATTTAACCGATGAACCCGTGAATGCAAAAACACGTAATGGGTACAGAACTTCTCTGTCTTCACTTTTTAGTCAATTGGTAAGTGATGATATTGTAGCCTACAATATTATTACAGCTATTAAGAAGCTAAAAGAAAATCCTAAGAAACATAAATCATATACAGACTCGCAGATTAGAGTAATGCGTGAGTATATGGATGACAATGATCCATATCTTAGAAAGTTTACACAGTTTATTGCGTATGCATTTTTGAGAAATGTAGAAGTATGTCGACTTAAAGTTGGCGACATTGATTTAGAAAATAGAAGATTGTATGTTCAAACCAAAACCGAAGCACAGGAAGTCGTTCCTATTATTGAGAGTTTAGCAAAGGTAATTGAGCAAATGGAACTCCATAAATACAAATCAACTGATTTTATTTTTTCTGATAGCGAAACTTGTGGAGAGTGGAATGTTTCTGAAAAGACTAAAACCAATCATTTTTATGATCGTTTTGCAATAATGAAAAAGGAATTACAACTTGACACCGATCAAACTTTATATTCTTTTAAGCATACTGCCGCATCCAATTTGTATAATTCTTTAGCTTCTGAGGGAAAAGCAGATGAACAAGTACTTACTGAACTGATGAGTTTTACAAGACATAAGACTAAATCGCAACTTCGTAAGTATTTGAGAGGTATTGGCGCTTCACTAGCAAAAGATTATTCAAATAAATATACCATTGATTTTTAAATTCAAAAAAAGCACTCATCTCTAAGCAATAAGTTGTTCCAATATGAACTTATTGCTTAGCGATGCCTTTTTTTAGTGCATCAAACGTACTTTAAAAAAACGTTCAGTTTTACAACCTAATTTCCCAAAACTCGCATTTCGCTCTTTTCTTTTATCTTAATTTACGACCAAAAACATAAGAAAAGGATTTCTATTCACTCTATTTGACTTTATTTTTATCAAAAATTTCAAATAAAGAGAAAAATTTTTCAAAGATTCTCCTCTTTTTGAAGGCTACTATTTTATGAATCATCTTTCCCAAACTAAAAAAGTTCCTCCTGATTCTTGAATTTAACTTTTTTAATCATAAAAGCATGATTTTAAGACACTTATATATTTTAGAGAAATCGAATTTAAAAAAAGGTAAAAAGTACACCAAAAGTACCGAAAACTTTATCCCAACTATACGCATGGCTTTTTTTAACCTACAAAATACAATGGAAACAAAAAATCAAGAATTTAGTTTGAGCATGTTTGCAGTACAAACCATCTTAGTTGTAGTCAGTATACTAGTGGTTTTTATCATTGCAAAACTGTGCTATGACAAGTATAAAAATACACGATTTGATGAAGCTGATTCACAAACTAAACTCACATTAAAACATCAACAATAGCAGTATGCTACAATTTGAATCGCTACATATTGAAAATTTATCGATCCAATTAGTTGGACAGAAGCAATTGCTGAAAAGCATTAACATTCAGCTTATCAAAAATCAATGTAATGCTATTGTTTGTAAAAATGAAGTTGAACAAAATACATTTAGTCAAATTTTACAAAAAAAG from Kordia antarctica encodes the following:
- a CDS encoding zinc-dependent metalloprotease encodes the protein MLRKIPLFLLGILLISVTSCSTAKKASASKKGAVASAKPKKKPKKGAIQPYSKVITKDAKSDEGLFTVHELDDKYFYEIPDSLFNREMLMVTRIAKTASGLGFGGGKQNTQVLRWEKNKKQVLLRVVSHSVVAADSLPVHEAVVNSNFEPILYAFPIKAFSKDSLNTVIEVTPLFSKDVKALGIPAFRRRQYKITRLDDSRSYIDKLKSYPLNIETRHIKTYNAGAPPSNNSVGSISVEMSNSMILLPKEPMKRRHFDERVGWFTSGQVDYGLKAQKSETVTFLDRWRLEVKDEDLAKFKRGELVEPKKQIVYYIDRATPEEWKPYIKQGIEDWQVAFEAAGFKNAIIAKDPPTAEEDPDWSPEDVRYSVVRYLASPIPNANGPHVSDPRSGEILESDINWYHNVMSLLRNWFFIQTAAINPDAQTLEFKDEVMGRLIRFVSAHEVGHTLGLPHNMGSSVAYTVENLRSAEFTKKYGTAPSIMDYARFNYVAQPGDEGVALMPNIGPYDKYAISWGYRPILNATTAKDEKKTLDTWILDKAGDPMYRFGAQQRDVVDPSSQTEDLGSDAMKASDYGIKNLQRIVPNLIKWTAEDGKNYDDLDTMYGQVLSQYNRYMGHVSSNIGGVYQHNKTYDQEGAVYTHVDKADQKRALKFINEQLFETPEWLLDENIFNKTKSFGITDRIRATQVRTLNRVLSLGRLSRVMENETLNGNDAYTILNMMKDLRNGIWSELRAGKTIDAYRRNLQRAHIDRLSYLMTAESPNVPARFRSRVTPLNTSQSDLRAVVRAELNTLKRSVRSAIGRTSNQMSKIHLQDALERINLILDPK
- a CDS encoding tyrosine-type recombinase/integrase yields the protein MSTFNEILQNEYVIEYNLKAKKDYSQPKVYDANGDLSKRWYVYYSYREPKTDKLKRQPPIYKGANRFDTKAERLEILMAYKLALKKLLSQGYSPYENYKVTEAKIEKIEKEAIKDKSLLPKTNEYNVREALIFALEQKLPYLSRRGKINIKGNLKRFLTWLKDQKLDIITIKELKRREVSIFLNTIKKYDKHRNLTDEPVNAKTRNGYRTSLSSLFSQLVSDDIVAYNIITAIKKLKENPKKHKSYTDSQIRVMREYMDDNDPYLRKFTQFIAYAFLRNVEVCRLKVGDIDLENRRLYVQTKTEAQEVVPIIESLAKVIEQMELHKYKSTDFIFSDSETCGEWNVSEKTKTNHFYDRFAIMKKELQLDTDQTLYSFKHTAASNLYNSLASEGKADEQVLTELMSFTRHKTKSQLRKYLRGIGASLAKDYSNKYTIDF